In one Trichosurus vulpecula isolate mTriVul1 chromosome 8, mTriVul1.pri, whole genome shotgun sequence genomic region, the following are encoded:
- the LOC118830029 gene encoding ubiquitin recognition factor in ER-associated degradation protein 1-like gives MSDHPNPHVFQNRFSTQYRCFSVSMLAGPNDRSYVEKGGKIIMPPSALEQLSQLNITYPMLFKLTNKNSNRMTHCGVLEFMADEGICYLPHWMMQNLLLEEGDLVQVENVNLQVATYTRFQPQSPDFLDITNPKAVLENVLRNFACLTTGDVIAINYNEKIYELRVMETKPDKAVCILECDMNADFDAPLGYKEPERQDRHEETEHVEADHNGYVGDLGFRAFSGPGNRLDGKKKGIEPSPSPIKPGGIKRGIPNYDFKLGKITFIRNSGRMFKKVEEEAAGGRFTAFSGEGQPLRKKGKKP, from the coding sequence ATGTCTGATCATCCTAACCCCCACGTTTTCCAGAACCGCTTCTCCACCCAGTATCGGTGCTTCTCCGTATCCATGCTTGCAGGACCTAATGACAGGTCATAtgtggagaaaggagggaagataatTATGCCACCCTCGGCCCTGGAACAACTTAGTCAACTTAATATCACCTATCCCATGTTGTTCAAACTGACCAATAAAAACTCCAACAGGATGACCCACTGTGGCGTGTTGGAGTTCATGGCAGATGAGGGTATTTGTTATCTTCCCCACTGGATGATGCAGAATCTGCTTTTGGAAGAGGGGGACCTGGTGCAAGTGGAGAATGTCAACCTGCAAGTGGCCACTTATACCAGATTCCAGCCCCAGAGTCCAGATTTCCTGGACATCACCAACCCAAAGGCCGTATTGGAAAATGTTTTGAGAAACTTTGCCTGTCTGACCACTGGGGATGTGATTGCCATCAACTACAATGAAAAGATCTATGAGCTTCGCGTGATGGAGACAAAACCAGATAAAGCCGTGTGTATCCTAGAGTGTGACATGAATGCCGACTTTGATGCCCCCCTGGGCTACAAGGAGCCAGAGCGGCAGGATCGGCATGAGGAGACAGAGCACGTGGAAGCAGACCACAATGGCTACGTTGGAGATCTCGGGTTCCGGGCCTTCTCTGGCCCTGGAAACAGATTGGACGGGAAGAAGAAAGGCATAGAACCCAGTCCTTCCCCAATCAAGCCTGGAGGCATTAAAAGAGGAATCCCTAATTATGACTTTAAACTTGGTAAGATCACTTTCATTCGAAATTCAGGTCGGATGTTCAAAAAAGTTGAAGAGGAGGCAGCTGGAGGCCGATTCACTGCCTTTTCGGGAGAAGGACAGCCTTTACGCAAAAAGGGAAAGAAGCCATGA